A genome region from Gambusia affinis linkage group LG24, SWU_Gaff_1.0, whole genome shotgun sequence includes the following:
- the LOC122827423 gene encoding kelch-like protein 41b has translation MDPNAIKEELRLFQSTLLQDGLKELLNENKFVDCTLKVGDRSFPCHRLIMAACSPFFRDIFFTEDGKEVENTREVVLDDVNPSILDMIIQYLYSAEIDLTDDNVQDIIAVANRFQIPSVFTVCVNYLQKKLSLGNCMAIFRMGLVLSCPRLAVAARNYIADRFELLHKDEEFLRLAAHELFAVIGGDSLNVEKEELVFEAVMAWARHDKEKRVKILKDAFNCIRFRLMPEKYFKEKVENDEIVKADPELQKMIQVIKDAFKGKLPDKPVKKEGEEGAGKEGEDEESPFPGYLNNERRHGMFTRDFVLMINDTAAVAYDVNENECFLAAMSEQVPRNHVSVVTQQNQLYIIGGLFVDEDNKDVPLQCYFYLFDPLSSEWVAMPPMPSPRCLFNIGESQNLLFAVAGKDLQTNESLDTVMCYDVEKMKWTETKKLPLKIHGHAVVSHKGLIYCIGGKTDDNKALNKVFVYNHKQSEWREMAAMKTPRAMFGAVIHKGKMVVAGGVNEEGLTASCEAYDFTTNKWEPFTEFPQERSSINLVSTGGLLYAVGGFTMVQMENKEVAPTEVTDVWQYEDDKKQWSGMLREMRYAAGSSCVSVRLNAARMPKL, from the exons ATGGACCCCAACGCCATCAAGGAGGAGCTGCGGCTGTTTCAGAGCACTCTGCTCCAAGACGGGCTGAAGGAGCTTCTCAATGAGAACAAGTTTGTGGACTGTACCCTAAAAGTGGGCGACCGTAGTTTCCCATGCCATCGGCTAATCATGGCCGCGTGCAGCCCCTTCTTCAGGGACATCTTCTTCACTGAGGATGGAAAGGAGGTGGAAAACACCAGAGAGGTAGTTCTAGATGACGTCAACCCTTCTATCCTGGACATGATTATCCAGTACCTCTACTCTGCTGAGATTGACCTTACGGATGACAATGTGCAGGATATCATCGCTGTGGCAAACAGATTCCAAATCCCTTCTGTCTTCACAGTCTGCGTCAATTATCTTCAAAAGAAACTCTCGCTGGGTAACTGCATGGCCATCTTCAGGATGGGCCTGGTCCTCAGCTGTCCCAGACTCGCTGTTGCGGCTCGGAATTACATCGCAGATCGCTTTGAGCTTCTTCACAAGGATGAGGAATTCCTCAGGCTTGCGGCCCATGAACTGTTCGCCGTCATAGGCGGGGACTCGCTGAACGTTGAGAAAGAGGAGCTGGTGTTTGAGGCGGTCATGGCCTGGGCCCGCCACGATAAGGAGAAACGTGTTAAGATCCTGAAGGACGCCTTCAACTGCATCCGCTTTCGCCTGATGCCGGAGAAGTACTTCAAAGAAAAAGTGGAGAATGACGAGATCGTTAAAGCTGACCCGGAACTCCAGAAGATGATCCAGGTCATCAAGGACGCCTTTAAGGGAAAACTTCCCGACAAACCCGTGAAGAAAGAGGGTGAGGAGGGAGCAGGGAAGGAAGGAGAGGACGAAGAAAGCCCATTCCCCGGTTACCTCAATAACGAACGCAGACATGGCATGTTCACACGCGACTTCGTCTTGATGATCAATGACACGGCAGCGGTGGCGTACGACGTCAACGAGAACGAATGCTTCCTTGCTGCTATGTCAGAGCAGGTCCCCCGTAACCACGTTAGCGTGGTGACGCAACAGAACCAGCTCTACATCATTGGAGGACTGTTTGTGGATGAAGATAACAAGGATGTGCCTTTGCAATGCTACTTCTACTTG TTTGATCCCCTCTCGTCTGAGTGGGTTGCCATGCCACCCATGCCTTCTCCACGATGCCTTTTCAACATCGGTGAGAGCCAGAACCTGCTGTTTGCTGTGGCTGGAAAGGACCTGCAGACCAACGAGTCGCTGGACACCGTGATGTGCTACGATGTTGA GAAGATGAAATGGACTGAAACGAAAAAGCTTCCTCTGAAGATTCACGGCCACGCCGTCGTGTCACACAAAGGACTGATCTACTGCATCGGAGGAAAAACAGATGAcaa CAAAGCGCTCAACAAAGTGTTTGTGTACAACCACAAGCAGTCTGAGTGGAGGGAGATGGCGGCCATGAAGACACCCAGAGCCATGTTCGGAGCCGTCATCCACAAGGGGAAGATGGTGGTGGCTGGCGGAGTGAACGAGGAGGGCCTCACCGCCTCATGTGAGGCCTACGACTTCACAACCAACAA GTGGGAACCCTTCACGGAGTTCCCCCAGGAGAGGAGCTCCATCAACCTGGTGAGCACCGGCGGCCTGCTGTACGCCGTGGGCGGCTTCACCATGGTTCAGATGGAGAACAAGGAGGTGGCTCCCACAGAGGTCACCGATGTCTGGCA GTATGAGGATGACAAGAAGCAGTGGAGCGGCATGCTGAGGGAGATGCGCTATGCGGCAGGCTCCTCCTGCGTGTCTGTCCGCCTCAACGCCGCCAGGATGCCCAAGTTGTAG
- the LOC122827424 gene encoding 2-oxoglutarate receptor 1-like: MAGFNDSCTDLDVLLKRYYLSVAYGIIFVVGLVGNITSIGIYLAKLRPWKSSSIIMVNLALTDLFYVLTMPFLVYYYSNGESWLLGDFMCRFVRFAFHFHLYGSILSLSCVAVFRFLVVIRPLSVAEVQQKVWGIVACLVVWIVSAVEVTPMLTIISLTHKDNMTFCTDFANIESVGSIREYNWLLTAFGFALPSMLVFVCYIGIVKRLTGGSSATSSCRMRARRVIVLILVVFATCYLPYHILRVLWVEIRTNSATKCMRYAVNAAYIISRPLAGLNTFFNLALYTLSGDNFRKAFVDIFCREQWLAKATSLLHLNIVQRAEIGMTND; encoded by the coding sequence ATGGCTGGGTTCAATGACAGCTGCACTGACCTGGATGTCCTCCTGAAACGTTACTACCTATCTGTTGCTTATGGCATCATCTTTGTTGTGGGCCTCGTGGGGAACATTACATCCATAGGCATTTACCTGGCAAAGCTGCGTCCATGgaagagcagcagcatcatcatgGTCAACCTGGCGCTAACGGATCTCTTCTACGTCCTCACCATGCCCTTTCTGGTCTACTACTACAGCAACGGGGAATCGTGGCTGCTCGGCGACTTCATGTGCCGCTTTGTGCGGTTTGCGTTCCATTTCCACCTCTACGGGAGCATCCTGTCCTTGTCCTGTGTCGCGGTTTTCCGTTTTTTGGTGGTGATCCGGCCGCTGAGCGTGGCAGAGGTGCAGCAGAAGGTTTGGGGAATCGTTGCCTGCTTGGTTGTCTGGATTGTCTCTGCCGTTGAAGTCACACCAATGCTTACCATCATATCCCTGACCCACAAGGACAACATGACATTTTGCACTGACTTTGCAAACATAGAGTCAGTCGGTAGCATTCGGGAGTACAACTGGCTGCTCACTGCGTTTGGGTTTGCTCTACCCTCAATGCTGGTGTTCGTCTGTTACATCGGCATTGTGAAACGGCTCACCGGTGGATCCAGCGCCACCAGCTCCTGCAGGATGCGAGCGCGGCGTGTCATCGTCCTCATCCTGGTGGTGTTTGCGACGTGCTACCTGCCGTACCACATCTTACGAGTGTTGTGGGTGGAAATTCGAACAAATTCAGCAACAAAGTGCATGAGATATGCCGTGAATGCAGCTTATATTATCTCAAGACCTCTGGCGGGACTCAACACGTTCTTTAACCTGGCTTTGTACACTCTCTCAGGAGACAACTTCAGAAAGGCCTTTGTGGACATTTTTTGCCGGGAACAATGGCTCGCCAAGGCAACATCCCTGCTCCACCTGAACATCGTCCAGCGGGCTGAGATTGGCATGACAAACGactaa